GACTTAACGGCCTTGTATCAAAGGTGATCCTAAAACGTTTTTACTGTAAGAATATATATAACATTTTGAGATACATATGGCTGAAAAGGTAATATATTACGAGATAACAGCTGATCCTTTGAGCTTTTATTTACAGATGTGGTGACTTCTTCAGTCATGCCAAGCGAATGTGCACATGCCTTCTGCAAAAATATGATGGTCAAGGGAAATGGACTGACATTCCATCGGTTTGTATTTAATTCAGCTATGAATTACTAAGTACTTTTCTTTGTCTGGATCTGTGTTCACCATAGAactaaaattaaatttttaaaatttttctaTTTCTCACATGTAATTCtactttatatttttttaatttgttttgtgtgtttttttttttaagtttccctAAAAACTCTGAAAGAAGGATGCAATGGGCGTCCAAGATGGGACGCCCTGAGGGCTGGGCACCCAAACCTTGGGATCTTGTTTGCAGCGCTCACTTTCGGGAAGAAGACTTCGACCGCACTGGTCAAAACACCCGCCTCCGTGACAACGTCGTGCCATTTACGTGTAAAATTCTGGCTCGCTTGCAGAAAAGCGGCAAACGTGATTCCAGTTTAATCAAGGTTTGTGGATCGGTACACAAACATTTTCACAGATATTGACTTTAAATCctaattttaaaaaaagttatttctgCCTCTGATTCTGTTATTGATTGGTGTTTGAGTCAAAAATTAAAATAACATTTCCCATATTTAATtaatataaagaaattaaaaaaaagcatgaTGCAAAtggttttaattgttcacatgtattTCATAGAGTCAAGAGCAAAAATCAACAACTAGGAGCAGCAAAAAACGAGCAGCTGAAGAAGTGATTGATCTGTCTGCAACAATGGTAAGTACAATAAACAGATCATCATCAAAAGCCGTAATAGGCACAGAAACGTTTTAAATTACCCCACAGCGAAATAAATGGGCCACCaagtacattgcaattttacattctgatagggatgagcgagtacaccactatctgtatctgttcaaccatctaaattatctgtatccgtatccGTAAAGAACTAgaccgcgggtacaagcggccgaaatgggcttcctcaggagggtggctggtgtctcccttagagatagggtgagaagttcggtcatctgcggtaggctcggagtagagtcgctgctccttcgctttgaaagtagccagctgaggcggttcaggcatctggtaaggatgcctcctgggcgcctcccaagggaggtgttccaggaacgtccatctgggaggagaccccggagaagacccaggactaggagagattctccacactggcctgggaacgcctcgggcccccccagtcagaggtggtcagtgtggcacaggaaagagaagtctggggtcccctgctggaactgttgcccccgcgacccgaacccggaaaagtggttgaagatgagtgagtgatgatgaTGTTAATAATTTTGTGCATAAGCTctaggggtgtaacaattaacCAATATGAATTGGAAATCCAGTCAGTGGGTCGATTTTAATGTTATGAATCTGTTAAGATGACAGATACTCCTGCATCTTAAAACTcttgtaaaagttcaaaggtTGGCACGAGGCTCTTGTGAGACTAGTCACAAGTGTTTTTCTGGGCTTCTTCTAGACTGCACTTTTTGCTATTGTATGTGGTGCTACTTCCAGTGGTGAACAAATGGCAAGTAGAGGTAGTGCCAgtgtgctgcagcacagtagtaaaaatctgaagatcccttttttttttcttttttttttacaaaatacgTTTTGGAAAgtaagcaatgccacttttggCTTCTTCTAATTTGGAAATGTCTACATTATACAAAAGTATCAGATTGGATTGAATCATTCTATCATATAACGTGTTGTCTCTGAATTGCATATTTAAGCAATGTCAGTAAATGTCAAAACATCTTAAAAATTTGCAACTGATGATGTAAATGATGTCTGATTATGTGCATGTATCCCACAGACGTCAAAACCAAGATCAACAGCTAACAGTAGCAAAAAACAGGCAACATCACCAGCTCAAGTTGAGCTAGTGATGGATCTGTCTCCTGAGAGAGTAAGTACAATGAACAGAGTTGATCCTCGCTAAACATTTTGAAGTGTTTCAGGCTTTAATCTCAGGACCAACAAGTTCATAGTAATTTTAAATTTTgatataattaaatgtttttagtCAGTTGACTTAAAACAAGACTTTGAATAACTATTTGAGATCAGAGTAGGTTATGTCAAGAAGGTTACCTGAATAATTTTTAAATTCCTGTTAAGGATTATACATGTACTAGCAGTGAACCTGAGAGTCAATGCTCGGGTGTGAAATTATGGAGACACTTGTGATTATACACCAATCTGCAACCTCTGCTGGACAAAAATGAAACCTACCTCCAAATGGAAAAAGTTGTAGTTCCTTGAAAACAGTCTTGGTCTCTATAGCTAATTTGCCCCTCCACGGCAACTGCAACTTTTATGGAAATtgtcttaaatcttaaaaaaaaaaaaaattactttgacTTTGTCTATTCCATAATTGGTTTATATTTGATTGAAGAATAAAAATAACATTTAATCAATGTGTAAATATTAAggcattgagaaaaaaaaaattataatgtgATATGAATGGATGATTTGTTGTAATGTCCCACAGAGGTCAAAACCAAGATCAACAGCTAACAGCAACAAAAACGTGGCAGCATCACCAGGTCAAGATGAAGTGATTGATCTATCTCCAGAGAGGGTAAGTACAGTGGACAGTTAATCTGCACAAACTATCACGGGCACTGAAACATTTAAATGTAATTCAAAGTTAAATCATGGGATCAATAAGTTCATAGTAAGTGTACATTTTTATctaattaaacatttttaatcaGCTGGCTTAAATAAGGATTACGATAACTGCTTGTGATCGTAGTGGGTTTTATTCTGAAGGTTACCAGGATACTTTTTCATTCTTGTTGAAAGCTTGAAGATGATCACAATTGGAGATAATTTTGTGCATATGTTGTAGGGATGTAAAAATTTAtggatacagtgcatctggaaagtattcacagatctTAACTTTAtacacattttgtgatgttacagccttattccaaagtggatgagattcactttttttttttttttttttttacctcaaaaattctacacacaataccccataatgacagtgtgaaaagtgtttttttttgtttgtttgttttttggagatttttgcaaatttattaataataacaataaaaaacccataagaaatcacatgtacataggtattcatagtctttgccatgaaactcaaatttgagctcaggtgcatcctgcttccactgatcatccttgagatgtttctaccacttaattggagtccacctggggtaaagtctgttgattggacatcatttggaaagacacatactTGTCTACATAGAGGTGTgttacaaagtttacataccctggcggaaTTAATGATATTTTTTTTGTGGCCGTTTTTCAgagagagaatatgaatgataatacaaaaaccttttttcactcatggttagtggttgagtgaagccatttattgtcaaacaactgtgtttactctttttaaatcataatgacaacagaaactacccaaatgaccctgatcaaaaggttACTGTTAGTACCGTGTGTTGCACCTTTAacgtcagtgacagcttggagtcttttgtggtagttgtggtcgagactctctgatggtaaaactgccactgaatgtcttggactttatttacatcaattatgaagaaatacaaacagcatggcactctatctgcatggagtagacagacaaaactgagtgactgtgcaagaaagagaagagtgaggaaagccaccaagacacccagacaacccagaagttataggcttatgtggctgtgattggagaaattgtgcacaagcTTTGCATTTAGTTTTACCAATTAAACAGTTTCTTGAAGtggaggaagattttcttaaaaagaagacctgaaagtttggctacaaattgccagaaggtacatctgagatgcaaggctAGATCTgatatgttttggtgaaagaaaatccttctccactTTACTCCACTAAGTTATGCAACTATACACTGTGGTATGCAGCAGCTGACTTCTATCCTTCTGGACTGTACTTTatgctactgtatgtggtgctgcctctAGTGGTGAGCAGAGGCAGCACAGTAGTCaattcaatcagttttttttttatatatatatatagcgccaaatcacaacaaacagttgccccaaggcactttatattgtaaggcaaggccatacaataattatgtaaaaccccaacggtcaaaacgaccccctgtgagcaagcacttggctacagtgggaaggaaaaactcccttttaacaggaagaaacctccagcagaaccaggctcagggaggggcagtcttctgctgggactggttggggctgagggagagaaccaggaaaaagacatgctgtggaggggagcagagattgatcactaatgattaaaagcagagtggtgcatacagagcaaaaagagaaagaaacggtgcatcatgggaaccccccagcagtctacgtctatagcagcataactaagggatggttcagggtcacctgatccagccctaactataagctttagcaaaaaggaaagttttaagcctaatcttaaaagtagagagggtgtctgtctccctgatctgaattgggagctggttccacaggagaggagcctgaaagctgaaggctctgcctcccattctactcttacaaaccctaggaactacaagtaagcctgcagtctgagagcgaagcgctctattggggtgatatggtactacgaggtccctaagataagatgggacctgattattcaaaaccttataagtaagaagaagaattttaaattctattctagaattaacagaaagccaatgaagagaggccaatatgggtgagatatgctctctccttctagtccccgttagtactctagctgcagcattttgaattaactgaaggctttttagggaacttttaggacaacctgataatgaattacaatagtccagcctggaggaaataaatgcatgaattagtttttcagcatcactctgagacaagacctttctaattttagagatattgcgtaaatgcaaaaaagcagtcctacatatttgtttaatatgcgctttgaatgacatatcctgatcaaaaatgactccaagatttctcacagtgttactagaggtcagggtaatgccatccagagtaaggatctggttagacaccatgtttctaagatttgtggggccaagtacaataacttcagttttatctgagtttaaaagcaggaaattagaggtcatccatgtctttatgtctgtaagacaatcctgcagtttagctaattggtgtgtgtcctctggcttcatggatagataaagctgggtatcatctgcgtaacaatgaaaatttaagcaataccgtctaataatactgcctaagggaagcatgtataaagtgaataaaattggtcctagcacagaaccttgtggaactccataattaactttagtctgtgaagaagattccccatttacatgaacaaattgtaatctattagacaaatatgattcaaaccaccgcagcgcagtgcctttaatacctatggcatgctctaatctctgtaataaaattttatggtcaacagtatcaaaagcagcactgaggtctaacagaacaagcacagagatgagtccactgtccgaggccataagaagatcatttgtaaccttcactaatgctgtttctgtactatgatgaattctaaaacctgactgaaactcttcaaatagaccattcctctgcagatgatcagttagctgttttacaactaccctttcaagactttttgagagaaaaggaaggttggagattggcctataattagctaagatagctgggtcaagtgatggcttttaagtaatggtttaattactgccaccttaaaagcctgtggtacatagccaactaacaaagatagattgatcatatttaagatcgaagcattaaataatggtagggcttccttgagcagcctggtaggaatggggtctaataaacatgttgatggtttggatgaagtaactaatgaaaataactcagaacaatcggagagaaagagtctaaccaaataccggcatcactgaaagcagccaaagataacgatacgtctttgggatggttatgagtaattttttctctaatagttaaaattttgttagcaaagaaagtcatgaagtcattactagttaaagttaatggaatactcagctcaatagagctctgactctttgtcagcctggctacagtgctgaaaagaaacctggggttgttcttattttcttcaattagtgatgagtagaaagatgtcctagctttacggagggctttttttatagagcaacagactctttttccaggctaagtgaagatcttctaaattagtgagacgccatttcctctccaacttacgggttatctgctttaagctacgagtttgtgagttataccacggagtcaggcacttctgatttaaagaactctttttcagaggagctacagcatccaaagttgtcttcaatgaggatgtaaaactattgacgagatactctctcacttacagagtttaggtagctactctgcactgtgttggtatatggcattagagaacataaagaaggaatcatatccttaaacctagttacagcgctttctgaaagacttctagtgtaatgaaacttattccccactgctgggtagtccatcagagtaaatgtaaatgttattaaaaaatgatcagacagaagggagttttcagggaatactgttaagtcttctatttccataccataagtcagaacaagatctaagatatgattaaagtggtgggtggactcatttacattttgagcaaagccgatagagtctaataatagattaaatgcagtgttgaggctgtcattctcagcatctgtgtggatgttaaaatcgcccactataattatcttatctgagctaagcactaagtcagacaaaaggtctgaaaattcacagagaaactcacagtaacgaccaggtggacgatagataataacaaataaaactggtttttgggacttccaatttggatggacaagactaagagtcaagctttcaaatgaattaaagctctgtctgggtttttgattaattaataagctggaatggaagattgctgctaatcctcctccccggcccgtgctacgagcattctgacagttagtgtgactcgggggtgttgactcatttaaactaacatattcatcctgctgtaaccaggtttctgtaaggcagaataaatcaatatgttgatcaattattatataatttaccaacagggacttagaagagagagacctaatgtttaatagaccacatttaactgttttagtctgtggtgcagttgtaggtgctatattattttttctttttgaatttttatgcttaaatagatttttgctggttaatggtggtctgggagcagacaccgtctctacgaggatggggtaatgaggggatggcagggggagagaagctgcagagaggtgtgtaagactacaactctgcttcctggtcccaaccctggatagtcacggtttgaaggatttaagaaaatttgccagatttctagaaatgagagctgctccatccaaagtgggatggatcctgtctctcctaacaagaccaggttttccccagaagctttgccaattatctatgaagcccacctcattttttggacaccactcagacagccagcaattcaaggagaacatgcggctaaacatgtcagtcccggtccgattggggaggggcccagagaaaactacagagtccgacattgtttttgcaaagttacacaccgatttaatgttaattttagtgacctccgattggcgtaaccgggtgtcattactgccgacgtgaattacaatcttaccaaatttacgcttagccttagccagcagtttcaaatttccttcaatgtcgcctgctcgggcccccggaagacaattgattatggttgctggtgtcgctaacttcacatttctcaaaacagagtcgccaataaccagagtttgatcctcggcgggtgtgtcgtcgagtggggaaaaacggttagaaatgtgaacgggttggtggtgtacagggggcttctgtttagaactacgcttcctcctcacagtcacccagtcgacttgctttcccggctgctcgggatctgcccggagggaactaacggcggctaagctaccttggtccgcaccaactacaggggcctggctagctgtagaattttccacggtgcggagccgagtctccaattcgcccagcctggcctccaaagctacgaataagctacacttattacaagtaccattactgctgattcagcagagggagtgctttagttaaggcacgtgaagattacactgtgaaacaaatcgttatctagttaactagatcaatctaactgcgcagattaaacagctaacagatacagcaaaacaccgctgtgctccggaacaggaagtgatacaataccgcagtgagagccaaccaccagtagaggcaagcagtgTACCCCAACTCAGGAAAAAGTTGAAATGATATGGAAagtgcacaaaacaaacaaacaatgcataTGCTGTGTAAATGTAGGAATTGATGTATATTAAATGAAATGTTGACAAGACAAAACATGACAAATCTTGGGTTAatattgtctgcaatgaaatagtcaaagtaaatgtaaggattattgcagtgttttttcatttgcattttccatcttgtcccaaattttgtgatttggggttgtataaacttgaagaaggtccctggttttTCCATGAAGTATGTATTTGAAGATTATCAGTCAAGCAAAGAGTATAGATTCCACCCAGTCATTCCATAATTACAAGTGTCGCCCGTGAAACTCTTGTGAATGCTGTAACATCTTCCCTAACTGCCTCATGGGcatcaaacttggtatgtgtgttaCGAATAATGATCCCAAGAAGCCCATTGGCCTGAGGGTGAAAGGGTCAAAGGTAAAACCCAGTAACCTCTTTCCTAATCGTACAGACTGttcttgtttatttattaatgTCTCTGTCTGTTCTATATTTGATTGTAGCATGAAAATAGCACATTTAATTAAACATTGAAAtgcttaaaaataataataattgtaaagcATGATGCAAATGGATGTTTTGTTGTCATGCACATATATTCCATAGATGCCAGAACCAAGATTGGCTGACAGCAACAAAAATCTGGCAACATCATTGACTAAAGACGTGGCTGATGCTCAACAAGTGTTACCGGGTGGTCTACCTACAAACAGGGTAAGTTCAGTGCACAGTTAATCCTCACAGTCTGATATACTGTCGGTTCTTCAACATTTGAAAGTGTCCGAGTTAAATCTTGGGGACAACCATTTCATGGTAAATGTAAATTTTGATAGTATTAAATGCTTTTAGGTTTGATAACTACTATTGAGCCTTGGGTCTCGTCATGTGGTTCTTCTCCATGCTGTGTGTTTCAGTTTCACACCTATGCTGCGTCAAGTGAATACAGTTTCAAGGAAAAATGGCTTTTTGCAGAAAGTCGTGCGGAAGAACTCGAGAAAAACCTTCACAATGCTCTGCAAAGGGAGAAAAGGATCAAGCATGCCATGACCAATGTTTTGGAAGCCCTTAAAGAAAGAAACACTGTGATTGAAAATTTGCAGTCACAGCTTGATACCCATGGAGGTAAGCACATTTTGATGcagccaggtccataagtatttggacatcctTCTGTTCACATGATGTTTGTGGATGTTTAGCTTTAATTCAGGGGGTTTAACAAACATCACATTAACAGTttagaaattacagccatttttatacactatTCCAGCATTTTTAGacacacaagtatttggacaaactaaatcTACAGATTATTGCTAACACAAATCATTTCTTTCGACAAGTCAGAATATTTCAGAgtaactgaatatgttttggactagaTTTACGTCAATCATTAAGGAATACAAACAGCATAGTGCATCTGTCTGCAGTAGGTGGTTTTTAAAAACTCTGCCACTGCACATTTTTGGTGTTTTTCCCCACGTTAAATCAGACCATAAAGTAAGAGCTGTCATTGTTGTACAAAACAAAATGGATGTGTTAAAAAGTAGCATTAATAAAAGCAATTACAGTATGTAGCAGAAAGTAGTTGCACCTGACTATAACAgtctctcaatttttttttttttttttttacagattttcCGATCCATCTCTTTAACAAGACGAATAGTTACACGACAGAGCAAAAAAACTTTGCATTGACACTCCATCTGTATGGGCCCAAAGCCTACCAGTACCTCAGACAACATATTCATATGCCCTCAACGAGAACTTTGAGAAGGTATTTTAAATAAAAAGTACATTGTTTCATTAATATTTTGAATGCTGATGTTTTTACCGGCAAGGCGTGAGCTCTTACTGGCTTTTAGTAATTGTTCTTGGTAATATGTGCCCtacattcagatggctttcagactcaGACGAGTGTGAAGGAGTGGACAGTACTGTGCTCGATGCTTTGAAGGAAAAGCTCAGCGACAATCCTTCAGCCTTCGCAGATGTAGCACTGTTGCCGGATGTCATGTCAATCTGCAAGGTCACTGACAACAATAACAAGAAGATGCCTGGCTCAAGCTTGTGTGCATGGACACCAGATTTTGATTAAATAACTTGGAGAATTGTGGGACGGGCACATTTTGGAGAAATTGGGTCCAGAGGTACTGTGGGAGGAGCTTCCCGCAACACAGATAATGGGGAATTATTCACATTATCTGGGATAAAATGATTATAGTTGATCCAGTATTACCTTAGTAAATGTAAAGCAATACATTTAAATGATAGCTTGGAAAGCAGCTATTTCACATAACTTTCCGTTGCTGTGGCGCCACAGCACTCAATAGAGCAGCGTGCTCTTGTTTACCAATGAAGTTGTGAAGTCTATTTACAAAGTCATGGCCGACTATTGCTCAATTTGAAAATACAGatgagccatttgaattttacatttttggttgtttttaaTTTTCCTTCTTCACATATTCAGCTGTGACAAGAAAGATTTTACTGTGATATTTTTAGCTTGCCTTACACGCTTACATTGTATTGTTGTTTAGCTGACCattatttttacctctgccaacaaagttgggggtaattttatcgcccccatttgtttgtctgtctgtttgtgaagtctggagcccacagtttttttccatatatctttatgaaatttttactgaagattcatatcctgctaGGCAAGAAGTgaatcagttttcaaggtcaaagggcaaagtcaggaaaaaatttAGAAAAtcagaaaaatccctatcctttaacattgaacaaatcttcaaaaattcataattctgtcaaaaaagatccaatttctttcatatttgagagcaataTGTAGAATGGTATTCTATATCCACTGACAcgtttttacaaattttatggccatttcaatttaacattgaaaaccccatttaatgtattttttacattatattttaatcaaacgtaccccaatcactctcataattgaaagtgagatgcagactggcactcactatcatctgacagagtttgatcaggatctgatctggattgtggattctgTAGACATGTGAATTTAATatcgaaaagcccatttggtgtacatttttgcattatatcttaatcaaaagtgcctcaatcaccctcatttgtgacagtgaggtgcaaactggcactttcAGTGAATAGagttgatccgcatctgatctgtattgcagatttagtggatatttgatacgttttaacattgaaaagcccttttgagtcGAGTGAAAAGTTAAACAAAACCATCTAAAAATAGGCCCCAGGTTAAAGAAATATCACAGTTGTGTTTTAATGCTGAATTCTACAATGGTCATGTTAATGAAAGTGACTGTGTAAATGCGTTCAGTCTGAAGCACTGCTTTATAACTGAATAAAGCTGGTTAAGCCGTGTTACTGAACTTTATCTATTGGCCTTTTGGAAATCATTTTAGTTCAACAGTGGTTCACTTGCTCATGAAGCAAAGgagactacagtagtgttcagaataatagtagtgctatgtgactaaaaggattaatccaggttttgagtatatttcttattgttacatgggaaacaaggtaccagtagattctcacaaatccagcaagacaaagtattcatgatatgcacactcttaaggctatgaaattgggctattagtaaaaaaagtagaaaagggggtgttcacaataatagtagcatctgctgttgatgctacaaactcaaaactattatgttcaaactgcttttttagcaatcctgtgaatcactaaactagtatttagttgtataaccacagttcatgatttcttcacatctgcgaggcattaattttgttggtttggaaccaagattttgcttgtttactagtgtgcttggggtcattgtcttgttgaaacacccatttcaagggcatgtcctcttcagcataaggcaacatgacctctttaagtattttgacatatccaaactgatccatgatacctggtatgcgatatataggcccaacaccatagtaggagaaacatgcccatattgtgatgcttgcaccaccatgcttcactgtcttcactgtgaactgtggcttaaattcagagtttgggggtcgtcccacaaactgtctgcggcccttggacccaaaaagaacagttttactctcatcggtccacaaaatattcctccatttctctttaggccagttgatgtgttctttggcaaattgtaacctcttctgcacatgtcttttatttaatagagggactttgcaggggattcttgcaaataaattagcttcacacaggcatcttctaactgtcacagcacttacaggtaactccagactgtctttgatcatcctggagctgatcaatttgtgagcctttgccattctggttattcttctatccattttgatggttgttttccattttcttccacgtgtctctttttttttttttttttgtccattttaaagcattggagatcattgtagatgaacagcctataatttttttgcacctgcgtatgttttcccctctcaatcaactttttaatcaaactacgctgttcttctgaacaatgtcttgaacgtcccattttcctcagactttcaaagagaaaagcatgttcaacaggtgctggcttcatccttaaataggggacacctgattcacacctgtttgttccacaaaattgacaaactcactgactgaatgccacactactattattgtgaacatccccttttctact
The sequence above is drawn from the Thalassophryne amazonica chromosome 21, fThaAma1.1, whole genome shotgun sequence genome and encodes:
- the LOC117503505 gene encoding THAP domain-containing protein 4-like isoform X1; translation: MEVDIIIKALRDVVTSSVMPSECAHAFCKNMMVKGNGLTFHRFPKNSERRMQWASKMGRPEGWAPKPWDLVCSAHFREEDFDRTGQNTRLRDNVVPFTCKILARLQKSGKRDSSLIKSQEQKSTTRSSKKRAAEEVIDLSATMTSKPRSTANSSKKQATSPAQVELVMDLSPERRSKPRSTANSNKNVAASPGQDEVIDLSPERMPEPRLADSNKNLATSLTKDVADAQQVLPGGLPTNRFHTYAASSEYSFKEKWLFAESRAEELEKNLHNALQREKRIKHAMTNVLEALKERNTVIENLQSQLDTHGDFPIHLFNKTNSYTTEQKNFALTLHLYGPKAYQYLRQHIHMPSTRTLRRWLSDSDECEGVDSTVLDALKEKLSDNPSAFADVALLPDVMSICKVTDNNNKKMPGSSLCAWTPDFD
- the LOC117503505 gene encoding THAP domain-containing protein 4-like isoform X2 gives rise to the protein MPSECAHAFCKNMMVKGNGLTFHRFPKNSERRMQWASKMGRPEGWAPKPWDLVCSAHFREEDFDRTGQNTRLRDNVVPFTCKILARLQKSGKRDSSLIKSQEQKSTTRSSKKRAAEEVIDLSATMTSKPRSTANSSKKQATSPAQVELVMDLSPERRSKPRSTANSNKNVAASPGQDEVIDLSPERMPEPRLADSNKNLATSLTKDVADAQQVLPGGLPTNRFHTYAASSEYSFKEKWLFAESRAEELEKNLHNALQREKRIKHAMTNVLEALKERNTVIENLQSQLDTHGDFPIHLFNKTNSYTTEQKNFALTLHLYGPKAYQYLRQHIHMPSTRTLRRWLSDSDECEGVDSTVLDALKEKLSDNPSAFADVALLPDVMSICKVTDNNNKKMPGSSLCAWTPDFD